Part of the Candidatus Atribacteria bacterium ADurb.Bin276 genome is shown below.
GCCCGAATCGATAAAGCATCACCTTTTCTAGTGTTTCGGAAAATTACTCTTCCTTTGCTTCAACCGGTTATCCTCATCGTTTTAGTTTTAAGAATTATGGATGCTATCAGGGTTTTCGATATTGTATATGCATTAACCGAGGGTGGACCTGGAGAGGCGACCGATGTTTTAAGTATGTTCATTTATCGGAATGCCTTTTACCTGTGGGGGATTGGTAAAGCTTCAGCGATTTCGTTTATCTTGCTGTATATTATAATGATTGTTTCGGTTATTTTAGTAAATCTTTTAAGCCGGGCGAAGCAAACGGTTTGACCCCATGAGAAACTGAATGGGATAGACAATACTGATTTTGGGGTGGTTACTCTTGGAAAAAAACAAAACGAAAACCATAATCGCTATAATTATTATTGGGATTATTTTGGTAGTGAATGTGATGCCTTTTTTGTGGCTCATATTAACCTCCTTAAAAACCCGACTCGATATTTTTGCTATTCCACCAAAATTCTTTTTTCACCCTACCGCAAAAAATTTTATATCGGCTTTTACCAAGCGTCATTTTTTACCGATGTTTTACAATAGTCTTATCATATCTGCAAGTACGACTTTACTTTCTTTAGCAGTTGGAACTCTTGGGGCTTATTCGCTGGCTCGTTTTAAACTTTTTGGAGATAAGCACATTTCCTTTTGGATCTTAAGTACTCGTATGTTTCCTTCTATCGTATTAGTTATTCCTTTTTTTATCATGGCAACTCGTTGGGGGCTTCACGATACTCGATCACTTTTAGTGATTGTTTATACCACTTTTAATTTACCTTTTGTGGTTTGGATCATGAGAAGTTTTTTTGAGGACATACCTAGTGACCTTGAAAAAGCAGCCATGGTGGATGGATACTCCAGGTGGGATGCTTTTTGG
Proteins encoded:
- the sugB_18 gene encoding Trehalose transport system permease protein SugB, which produces MEKNKTKTIIAIIIIGIILVVNVMPFLWLILTSLKTRLDIFAIPPKFFFHPTAKNFISAFTKRHFLPMFYNSLIISASTTLLSLAVGTLGAYSLARFKLFGDKHISFWILSTRMFPSIVLVIPFFIMATRWGLHDTRSLLVIVYTTFNLPFVVWIMRSFFEDIPSDLEKAAMVDGYSRWDAFWRVILPLSAPGLVTTAILCFIFSWNEFLFANVLTAAMAKTVPVGIRGLVTSRAIEWGEIAAVATLQVIPVLVFTFAVQKYIIRGLTLGAVKG